Proteins from one Embleya scabrispora genomic window:
- a CDS encoding alpha/beta fold hydrolase encodes MGRFRLRPRARAAAVVSAAILAGTALGPAAPAGAAPAPTTAAVVQSAAGSSLRFVDIPGDGGTKLAANIITPTGGAPGTRYPVVVLPTSWAMPQIEYVVPARQLAERGYVVIGYNSRGFWQSGGEIETAGPPDIADASRVIDWALANTPADPARIGMAGVSYGAGISLLASAFDPRIKAVVAMSGWADLIESIYAGRTEHAQAAALLGGAGFLTGRPSAELTEILKNFLSGNLAKEPEMLAWGAKRSPVTHLDRINANAPAIMLGNAWGDSLFPPDQYADFFGRLTGPKRLEFRPGDHATAEAGGLLGLPNDVWADSTRWLDHHLRGIDNGIDREPAVQLKSRTGGGYEGYPNWPAAANSTRTLALTDSRRILTGIDSGADGGTIFLSSILDQFLKAPPTASIPLLPRAFAAVWQSDRYSTPTRVRGTTKLHTTITASHESGTIFAYLYDVGPLGIGKLVTHAPYTFHAKTPGTPFPISLDLTATSYDVPAGHSLAAVIDTVDPLYLEHNPLSSQLTFTSPQYDPSTLTIPIRN; translated from the coding sequence ATGGGTCGATTCCGCCTGCGCCCACGCGCTCGTGCGGCCGCCGTCGTCTCGGCCGCGATCCTCGCCGGGACCGCCCTCGGCCCGGCCGCCCCGGCGGGCGCCGCCCCGGCCCCCACCACAGCGGCGGTCGTGCAGTCCGCCGCCGGCTCGTCCCTGCGCTTCGTCGACATCCCCGGCGACGGCGGCACCAAGCTGGCCGCCAACATCATCACCCCCACCGGCGGCGCGCCCGGCACCCGCTACCCGGTCGTCGTACTGCCGACCAGTTGGGCGATGCCGCAGATCGAGTACGTCGTCCCGGCACGACAACTCGCCGAGCGCGGCTACGTCGTGATCGGCTACAACTCGCGCGGCTTCTGGCAATCGGGCGGCGAGATCGAGACCGCCGGGCCGCCGGACATCGCCGACGCGTCCAGGGTGATCGACTGGGCGCTGGCCAACACGCCCGCCGACCCGGCCCGGATCGGCATGGCCGGCGTCTCCTACGGCGCCGGGATCAGCCTCCTCGCCTCCGCGTTCGACCCCAGGATCAAGGCCGTCGTCGCGATGAGCGGCTGGGCCGACCTGATCGAGTCGATATACGCCGGCCGGACCGAACACGCTCAGGCCGCCGCGCTGTTGGGCGGTGCCGGCTTCCTCACCGGGCGGCCCAGTGCCGAACTCACCGAAATCCTGAAGAACTTCCTCTCCGGCAATCTCGCCAAGGAGCCGGAGATGCTGGCGTGGGGTGCCAAACGCTCGCCGGTGACCCACCTCGACCGGATCAACGCCAACGCCCCCGCGATCATGCTCGGCAACGCGTGGGGCGACTCGCTCTTCCCGCCCGACCAATACGCCGACTTCTTCGGCCGGTTGACCGGTCCCAAGCGCCTCGAATTCCGCCCCGGCGACCACGCCACCGCCGAGGCGGGCGGCCTGCTCGGCCTGCCCAACGACGTCTGGGCCGACTCGACCCGCTGGCTCGACCACCATCTCAGGGGCATCGACAACGGCATCGACCGGGAGCCGGCGGTACAGCTGAAATCCCGCACCGGCGGCGGCTACGAGGGCTACCCGAACTGGCCCGCCGCGGCGAACTCGACCCGCACCCTCGCACTCACCGACAGCCGCCGCATCCTGACCGGCATCGACTCCGGGGCCGACGGCGGCACGATCTTCCTGTCCAGCATCCTCGACCAGTTCCTCAAGGCCCCACCCACGGCCTCGATCCCGCTCCTGCCCAGGGCCTTCGCCGCCGTCTGGCAATCCGACCGCTACAGCACGCCAACCAGGGTCCGCGGCACCACAAAGCTGCACACCACGATCACCGCATCCCACGAAAGCGGAACGATCTTCGCCTACCTATACGACGTAGGCCCCCTGGGCATCGGCAAACTCGTCACCCACGCCCCGTACACCTTCCACGCCAAAACCCCAGGCACCCCCTTCCCGATTAGCCTCGACCTGACCGCCACGTCCTACGACGTCCCGGCAGGCCACAGCCTGGCCGCGGTGATCGACACAGTCGACCCCCTCTACCTCGAACACAACCCCCTCAGCAGCCAACTCACCTTCACATCGCCGCAGTACGACCCCTCGACGCTCACGATCCCGATACGCAACTGA
- a CDS encoding CHAT domain-containing protein gives MNVERAQHTERAAGVEDIGTGADAERAARVEDADAETRRAWDRGERGLLRCMEASAADAAHRILPGAAETTGGPHAVGGPNAVHGPQATDGRTAPGEANTGGGPGGTGRAEETAGPDVPAGRGTTVGPGPTKRPDMAGDPGGAACPAASTPGAVSDSGTASAPNRIDHPGGITGSAGPPTPTTPGGRTTHDRPGTTPTSRPTPDSAGSSAPTASAGSGTTGGPTAPGGSGIPNTTDRPEVTTGSGGSAPPATTRPGSGPTRASATSGRPGPTVGASAAPAHGPDVVSGPPVHALPEALTLLTEALAALPTDDARWPEFAYAAGVAYGVQADHDGDPHTRDQARICFRRARRAAPADARLFRAATHVGEARVGAGPAGGEWRALLDPPPAAEIAVALRRLGADALVQLVPGAAVVSGVDGSTRLLDLPELDYGLDLPGSDRELLSDFLDVLCAWAWDAVMAPVLAAVPGASGRTPSLVLLPAGLFDSVPWHAAWSTVDGRRRHALQVAQISYTASPRLLCDVAARPPAAPHRPIEIGHAAGDPIVFAPDRAAGSAAEHLAAGAHTVVSTLWPVGPTTAALVLYMAHHYLNRRDLPPAQALRTAQLWMRDPKRGIPTAMPAELAAHAREITPNDLTGWAAFTHSGR, from the coding sequence GTGAACGTGGAGCGCGCGCAACACACCGAACGCGCCGCGGGAGTCGAGGACATCGGCACCGGCGCCGACGCCGAACGCGCAGCGCGGGTCGAGGACGCCGACGCCGAAACCCGCCGCGCCTGGGACCGAGGCGAACGCGGCCTGCTCCGCTGCATGGAGGCATCGGCGGCCGACGCGGCCCACCGCATCCTGCCCGGGGCCGCGGAAACGACCGGCGGGCCGCACGCAGTCGGCGGGCCGAACGCAGTCCACGGGCCGCAGGCGACCGACGGGCGAACCGCGCCCGGCGAGGCGAACACGGGCGGCGGCCCGGGCGGGACCGGCCGAGCGGAAGAGACCGCTGGGCCGGACGTGCCCGCCGGCCGAGGAACGACCGTCGGTCCCGGGCCGACCAAGCGCCCGGACATGGCCGGCGACCCGGGCGGAGCCGCCTGCCCGGCCGCCTCCACCCCGGGGGCCGTCTCCGACTCGGGAACCGCCTCCGCCCCGAACAGGATCGACCACCCCGGCGGCATCACCGGTTCGGCCGGACCTCCCACGCCGACTACTCCCGGCGGCCGGACCACGCACGACCGCCCCGGCACCACCCCCACCTCACGCCCGACGCCCGACTCGGCCGGATCCTCCGCGCCGACCGCGTCTGCCGGCTCGGGCACGACCGGCGGCCCGACGGCTCCCGGCGGTTCGGGCATCCCGAATACGACCGATCGCCCCGAAGTGACCACCGGCTCGGGCGGATCCGCCCCTCCGGCCACCACGAGGCCCGGATCGGGGCCCACCCGGGCCTCGGCCACGAGCGGTCGCCCGGGTCCCACCGTCGGCGCAAGCGCAGCCCCCGCCCACGGCCCCGACGTGGTCTCCGGCCCTCCCGTTCACGCCCTCCCCGAAGCCCTCACCCTCCTCACCGAAGCCCTCGCCGCCCTTCCCACCGACGATGCGCGCTGGCCGGAATTCGCCTACGCCGCCGGCGTCGCGTATGGCGTTCAGGCGGACCACGACGGCGACCCCCATACCCGCGACCAGGCTCGGATCTGCTTCCGGCGGGCCCGCCGTGCCGCGCCGGCGGATGCCCGCCTGTTTCGGGCCGCCACCCACGTGGGTGAGGCCCGCGTCGGCGCCGGCCCGGCCGGCGGTGAGTGGCGTGCCCTCCTCGACCCGCCCCCGGCCGCCGAAATCGCCGTCGCGCTGCGCCGGCTCGGAGCCGACGCGCTGGTCCAGCTCGTCCCCGGCGCCGCCGTCGTCAGCGGCGTCGACGGCTCGACCCGGCTGCTCGACCTGCCCGAACTCGACTACGGCCTGGACCTGCCCGGGAGCGATCGGGAGCTCCTGTCCGACTTCCTGGACGTGCTCTGCGCCTGGGCCTGGGACGCGGTGATGGCCCCCGTACTCGCCGCCGTCCCCGGCGCGTCCGGCCGCACACCGTCCCTGGTCCTGCTCCCCGCCGGCCTGTTCGACTCGGTGCCCTGGCACGCCGCGTGGTCGACCGTCGACGGCCGCCGCCGACACGCGCTCCAGGTCGCGCAGATCTCGTACACCGCCTCGCCCCGCCTGCTGTGCGACGTCGCCGCGCGCCCGCCGGCCGCCCCGCACCGCCCGATCGAAATCGGCCACGCCGCCGGCGACCCGATCGTGTTCGCCCCCGATCGCGCCGCAGGGTCCGCCGCCGAGCACCTGGCCGCCGGCGCCCACACCGTGGTGTCCACCCTCTGGCCCGTGGGCCCGACCACCGCCGCGCTGGTCCTGTACATGGCCCACCACTACCTCAACCGCCGCGACCTCCCGCCCGCCCAGGCGCTGCGCACCGCCCAACTCTGGATGCGCGACCCCAAACGCGGGATCCCCACCGCGATGCCCGCCGAACTCGCCGCGCACGCCCGGGAGATCACCCCGAACGACCTCACCGGCTGGGCCGCCTTCACCCACTCGGGCCGGTGA
- a CDS encoding purine-cytosine permease family protein, translating to MSAPAVDDARPATAHTAAEAPLVLDTAPPRTLGFRDQAAFWANLGVSLLGFSGALFVLAPAGYPQLSMVAAIVAAIGGTLLGTLMVAIAGIPGARSGAPAMTVLRGLFGTKISYVPTVFNIVQCIGWGTFELLVISLGIEAMTDGDGPHWLYIVAAGTVTTAMTLRPLGMLRILRRYVTIAVGIAMLYFSVQLWREGLPPMTEGSWSGFFPAMDAALAVAVSWVPLASDYTRHSRGTKPAFWAALGGFSVTSIWCYLLGLVALAQVGGDADKIFDSFLGVTAGWVFFAVLVIREVDQSFANVYSTAMSIQNLAPRIDRRILCLGVGALVTAFALMVNDFDTYASFLSLIGSIFIPLLGVLAVDLFAGRGRSGWDLGDRSPARWVMLAPWLLGFCMYQLINPGTVEWWVDFWTPIQDTLHIHAQRWTSASLFSFALAGATAYIAVAWDRRRAVATR from the coding sequence ATGTCGGCTCCAGCAGTGGACGACGCGCGCCCCGCCACGGCACACACGGCCGCCGAGGCTCCGCTGGTCCTGGACACCGCGCCGCCGCGCACACTCGGCTTCCGCGACCAGGCCGCGTTCTGGGCCAACCTCGGAGTGAGCCTCCTCGGCTTCTCCGGCGCCCTGTTCGTACTGGCCCCGGCCGGCTATCCACAACTGTCCATGGTCGCCGCGATCGTCGCGGCGATCGGCGGCACGCTGCTCGGCACGCTCATGGTCGCGATCGCCGGCATCCCCGGCGCCCGCAGCGGCGCGCCCGCGATGACGGTGCTGCGCGGGTTGTTCGGCACGAAGATCTCGTACGTGCCGACCGTGTTCAACATCGTCCAGTGCATCGGCTGGGGCACCTTCGAGCTGTTGGTCATCTCGCTCGGCATCGAGGCGATGACCGACGGCGACGGCCCGCACTGGCTCTACATCGTCGCCGCCGGCACGGTCACCACCGCGATGACCCTGCGCCCACTCGGCATGCTGCGCATCCTGCGCCGCTACGTGACGATCGCGGTGGGCATCGCGATGCTCTACTTCTCGGTCCAGTTGTGGCGCGAGGGGCTGCCGCCGATGACCGAGGGCTCGTGGTCCGGCTTCTTCCCGGCAATGGACGCGGCGCTCGCGGTCGCGGTCTCGTGGGTACCGCTCGCCTCCGACTACACCCGCCACTCGCGCGGCACCAAGCCCGCGTTCTGGGCGGCGCTCGGCGGATTCTCCGTCACCAGCATCTGGTGCTACCTGCTCGGCCTGGTCGCCCTCGCCCAGGTGGGCGGCGACGCGGACAAGATCTTCGACTCGTTCCTGGGCGTCACCGCCGGGTGGGTCTTCTTCGCGGTCCTGGTCATCCGCGAGGTCGACCAGAGCTTCGCCAACGTCTACAGCACCGCGATGTCGATCCAGAACCTCGCGCCGCGCATCGACCGCCGGATCCTCTGCCTGGGCGTGGGCGCGCTGGTCACGGCATTCGCGCTGATGGTGAACGACTTCGACACCTACGCGAGCTTCCTGTCCCTGATCGGCTCGATCTTCATCCCGCTGCTCGGCGTACTGGCGGTGGACCTGTTCGCCGGCCGCGGCCGCTCCGGTTGGGACCTGGGCGACCGCTCGCCGGCCCGCTGGGTGATGCTCGCCCCGTGGCTGCTCGGCTTCTGCATGTACCAGCTGATCAACCCCGGCACGGTCGAGTGGTGGGTGGACTTCTGGACCCCGATCCAGGACACCCTGCACATCCACGCCCAACGCTGGACCTCGGCCTCCCTGTTCTCCTTCGCCCTCGCCGGCGCCACCGCGTACATCGCGGTCGCGTGGGACCGCCGACGGGCGGTCGCGACGCGCTGA
- a CDS encoding NADPH-dependent F420 reductase, with protein sequence MTNIGILGAGRVGANLAHKFAAAGHRVTLGHRSSPEDAAGADPRVSFADQRTTARNADVVINATPGDTALERLSDLRAELAGKILVDVSNATRDADDGLPGELVYRDGSLAERLQAALPDTRVVKTLNTMLFMVMTAPETLATPPTAYLSGDDEQAKEIMAGLLGDLGWRPEWIEDLGGIGTARATEAMILVVPHIMRRHGFRPFAVAIAR encoded by the coding sequence ATGACCAACATCGGCATCCTGGGCGCCGGCCGCGTCGGCGCGAACCTGGCCCACAAGTTCGCCGCGGCCGGGCACCGCGTCACCCTGGGCCACCGGAGCTCGCCGGAGGACGCCGCCGGCGCCGACCCCCGCGTCTCTTTCGCCGACCAGCGCACCACCGCCCGCAACGCGGACGTCGTGATCAACGCGACGCCCGGGGACACCGCCCTGGAACGGCTATCCGACCTGCGCGCCGAACTCGCCGGAAAGATCCTGGTCGACGTTTCCAACGCGACCCGCGATGCCGACGACGGGCTGCCCGGTGAGCTGGTCTACCGCGACGGCAGCCTCGCCGAGCGACTTCAGGCCGCGCTGCCCGACACGCGGGTGGTCAAGACGCTCAACACCATGCTGTTCATGGTCATGACCGCGCCCGAAACCCTGGCCACTCCGCCGACCGCCTATCTGTCGGGCGACGACGAGCAGGCGAAGGAGATCATGGCGGGTCTGCTCGGCGACCTGGGATGGCGGCCCGAATGGATCGAGGATCTTGGTGGCATCGGCACGGCTCGCGCCACCGAGGCGATGATCCTGGTGGTACCGCACATCATGCGCCGGCACGGCTTCCGCCCGTTCGCCGTTGCCATCGCCCGCTGA
- a CDS encoding inositol monophosphatase family protein: MTTALPFDADTTLMPTVTAAVRTAGATLRDRYTPHARAVSPSEIVEEIHANDDAVLNVLREPLLRARRGSRWAEDELAGGPLPVGEWWVVDPAEGNINHVHGMPDWGVTATLVRDNRPVLTVVHLPLTGDTYTATAGGGAWLDGRPLRVSAKTDLGAALTGTGQARPGEDGDTFRRIGESVTAMLVNGLVVRVSVPATLQLIHVAGGGMDAFWQFSDVRSGLVAGALLVAEAGGVVTDLAGEPWTTGSPDFLAAAPGIHAAALGVLSAVA, from the coding sequence GTGACTACAGCCCTGCCCTTCGACGCCGACACGACGCTGATGCCGACGGTGACCGCCGCGGTGCGGACCGCCGGAGCGACCCTGCGCGACCGCTACACCCCGCACGCCCGAGCCGTGAGTCCGAGCGAGATCGTCGAGGAGATCCACGCCAACGACGACGCGGTGCTGAACGTGCTGCGTGAGCCGCTGCTGCGGGCGCGGCGTGGATCGCGGTGGGCCGAGGACGAGTTGGCCGGGGGTCCGCTCCCGGTCGGGGAGTGGTGGGTCGTCGACCCGGCCGAGGGCAACATCAACCACGTACACGGGATGCCCGACTGGGGTGTTACGGCCACCCTGGTGCGGGACAACCGGCCGGTGCTGACCGTGGTCCACCTGCCGCTGACCGGTGACACGTACACCGCCACCGCGGGCGGGGGCGCGTGGCTCGATGGGCGTCCTTTGCGAGTGTCCGCCAAGACCGACCTCGGCGCCGCGCTCACCGGGACCGGCCAGGCCAGGCCGGGGGAGGACGGGGACACGTTCCGGCGGATCGGTGAATCGGTTACCGCGATGCTGGTCAACGGTCTTGTCGTACGGGTGTCCGTGCCGGCGACCTTGCAGCTCATTCACGTCGCCGGCGGGGGCATGGACGCGTTCTGGCAGTTCTCCGATGTTCGGTCCGGGCTGGTCGCCGGCGCTTTGTTGGTCGCCGAGGCCGGGGGCGTCGTCACCGACCTGGCGGGTGAGCCGTGGACCACGGGCAGTCCGGACTTCCTGGCCGCTGCGCCCGGTATTCACGCTGCGGCGCTTGGGGTGCTGTCGGCGGTCGCCTGA
- a CDS encoding LysR family transcriptional regulator: MQLDLNLLTALDALLEEGSVAGAAARLHVTAPAMSRSLGRIRKVTGDQILVRTGRHMVPTTRALAMRAQVHVLVQQAHHLLSTQQELELPDLRRVFTVRWHDALADACGTDLIAAVHRQAPGVQVRLSAEPGTDTPELRRGEVDLDSASARPTLPDIRHRLIGRDRLVVAVRPGHPLTEGPVSVERYSAADHVTVSRRGRLRDPIDDALTTLGHERRVVAAAPTAALAMRLALDIGLAVCLPDAVTRAARDRMGLITLPLPVPMPATPLYLLWHQRHDDDPAHTWLRNLATETVQTLFRPTTG, from the coding sequence ATGCAACTGGATCTCAACCTGCTCACGGCCCTGGACGCGCTCCTCGAAGAGGGCAGTGTCGCCGGCGCCGCGGCCCGTCTCCACGTGACCGCCCCGGCGATGAGCCGCTCGCTGGGGCGTATCCGCAAGGTCACCGGCGACCAGATCCTGGTCCGCACCGGGCGCCACATGGTCCCCACCACCCGTGCGCTGGCCATGCGAGCCCAGGTCCACGTACTCGTGCAGCAGGCCCACCACCTGCTGTCCACGCAACAGGAACTCGAACTGCCGGACCTGCGGCGCGTGTTCACCGTGCGCTGGCACGACGCCCTGGCCGACGCCTGCGGCACGGACCTGATCGCCGCCGTGCACCGCCAAGCCCCCGGCGTACAGGTGCGGCTGTCCGCCGAGCCCGGCACGGACACCCCGGAACTGCGCCGGGGCGAGGTCGACCTCGACTCCGCGTCCGCCCGGCCGACCCTCCCCGACATCCGCCACCGCCTCATCGGCAGGGACCGGCTCGTGGTCGCCGTCCGCCCCGGCCACCCGCTCACCGAAGGCCCCGTGAGCGTCGAGCGCTACTCGGCCGCCGACCACGTCACCGTCTCGCGGCGGGGGCGCCTGCGCGATCCGATCGACGACGCCCTGACCACACTCGGCCACGAACGACGCGTCGTCGCCGCCGCACCCACGGCCGCCCTCGCGATGCGACTCGCCCTGGACATCGGCCTGGCGGTCTGCCTCCCGGACGCGGTCACCCGCGCGGCCCGCGACCGAATGGGCCTGATCACCCTGCCCCTGCCGGTCCCGATGCCGGCCACACCCCTGTACCTGCTGTGGCACCAACGCCACGACGACGACCCCGCCCACACCTGGCTACGCAACCTGGCCACCGAAACCGTCCAGACACTATTCCGGCCGACGACCGGGTAG
- a CDS encoding DUF5753 domain-containing protein — protein sequence MSARPLGANAKLVSARRALGLHSQAGFADAFEEHARTMGMRLAVSVRQVRRWESADPPYPTPDYERVLEDLFGRPLSALGFAALDGMPDGQSSHAWPGLITDGAERLRRLTQLEQGSASFRSYETTFIPGRLQTAEYALAVILMLDPTLSVAEAGERQQLRMDRAQRLFREGRPAWFIIAENALYNPFGSPEILANQLDHLVRVVSENPHIRVQILPHGAGFVAPAPCLIVEPKRGRYAAWLEQFVGSLVVDKPDDVERLGTTFDRLHTSALSQMASHATITSWRQELRRSIEFSASLVGSSPITPEMTVAAKLRSSALPWASGTPNFRNPQ from the coding sequence ATGTCCGCACGACCGCTCGGAGCCAACGCCAAGTTGGTCTCCGCCCGCCGCGCCCTCGGCCTGCACTCCCAGGCCGGTTTCGCCGACGCCTTCGAGGAACACGCCCGCACGATGGGCATGCGCTTGGCGGTGAGCGTGCGCCAGGTCCGACGGTGGGAGAGCGCGGATCCGCCGTATCCGACCCCGGACTATGAACGCGTACTGGAGGATTTGTTCGGGAGACCGCTGAGTGCGCTTGGGTTTGCCGCCTTGGATGGGATGCCCGATGGGCAATCGAGTCATGCGTGGCCCGGCCTGATCACGGACGGAGCCGAGCGTCTTCGTCGGCTGACCCAACTGGAGCAGGGTTCGGCCAGTTTCCGCAGCTACGAGACGACGTTCATTCCCGGGCGGCTCCAAACTGCGGAATATGCGCTCGCCGTCATCCTCATGCTCGACCCGACGCTCTCCGTCGCAGAAGCCGGTGAGAGACAGCAACTGCGAATGGACAGAGCGCAACGACTGTTTCGCGAAGGCCGACCCGCCTGGTTCATCATCGCCGAGAATGCTCTCTACAATCCGTTCGGGAGCCCGGAGATTCTGGCGAATCAGCTCGACCACCTCGTGAGAGTCGTCTCGGAGAATCCACACATCAGGGTGCAAATCCTCCCGCACGGTGCGGGATTCGTGGCACCCGCTCCATGCCTGATCGTGGAGCCCAAGCGAGGTAGATATGCCGCCTGGTTGGAACAATTCGTAGGCTCCCTCGTGGTTGACAAGCCGGATGATGTTGAACGCCTCGGAACCACCTTCGATCGCCTTCATACATCTGCGTTGTCCCAGATGGCTTCCCACGCCACGATCACCAGCTGGCGGCAGGAGTTGCGCCGTTCCATCGAGTTCAGTGCAAGTCTGGTGGGTTCAAGTCCCATCACACCGGAAATGACGGTCGCAGCGAAGCTTCGATCGTCGGCGCTACCCTGGGCATCCGGGACGCCGAACTTCCGGAATCCGCAGTGA
- a CDS encoding PPOX class F420-dependent oxidoreductase produces the protein MASYTEVERAYLIGQSLGRLATVGPKGAPHVRPVGFRLNDDGTIDIGGPNLSASQRWRNVERNPGVSFVVDDMTPDEPGAYKPGWGRGVEIRGRVELLRDHEPPLPLDFFSREVMRIHPERVMGWNLEDPPGGSGS, from the coding sequence ATGGCGAGCTATACCGAGGTCGAACGTGCGTACCTGATCGGGCAGAGCCTCGGGCGGCTCGCCACCGTTGGGCCGAAGGGCGCGCCGCATGTGCGGCCCGTCGGGTTTCGGCTGAACGACGACGGGACCATCGACATCGGGGGGCCGAATCTCAGTGCGAGTCAGCGGTGGCGCAATGTCGAGCGCAATCCGGGCGTCTCCTTCGTCGTGGACGACATGACGCCGGACGAGCCGGGAGCGTACAAGCCGGGCTGGGGGCGCGGGGTCGAGATTCGGGGCCGGGTCGAACTGCTGCGGGACCACGAACCGCCGCTGCCCCTCGACTTCTTCAGCCGCGAGGTGATGCGCATCCACCCCGAGCGCGTCATGGGCTGGAACCTGGAGGACCCGCCGGGCGGCAGCGGATCCTGA
- a CDS encoding VOC family protein, giving the protein MKIRRVVPSVTATDLGPSREFYQDFLGFEAGMDEPGFLMFRSPSNPTAQVMVVVPDQCDWDAQSGRTAMSIEVEDVDAAYAQARERGYEIVYPITNEAWGVRRFFVRDPNGKVLNINMHIDRSS; this is encoded by the coding sequence ATGAAGATCCGCCGCGTCGTACCCAGCGTCACCGCCACCGATCTCGGCCCCAGTCGGGAGTTCTATCAGGACTTCCTCGGCTTCGAGGCCGGCATGGACGAGCCCGGTTTCCTGATGTTCCGCTCGCCGAGCAACCCCACCGCCCAGGTGATGGTGGTCGTCCCCGACCAGTGCGACTGGGACGCGCAGTCCGGTCGCACGGCGATGTCCATCGAGGTCGAGGACGTCGACGCGGCCTATGCGCAGGCGCGCGAGCGGGGCTACGAGATCGTGTACCCGATCACGAACGAGGCGTGGGGCGTGCGGCGCTTCTTCGTCCGCGATCCCAACGGCAAGGTCCTCAACATCAACATGCACATCGACCGGTCGAGCTGA
- a CDS encoding FAD-dependent monooxygenase has protein sequence MPIGRVAVVGGSITGCAFALAAARSGAEVTVYERTTGELADRGVGIALHVDRYAELVAAGYLDDTTPWRNVNGRTWLLDDGESARGRSLWDQPAAFRMYNWGQLWAGLRRRVPAEVDYRGGTPVTVGTDGEIHLPDGTSERYDVVVGADGYGSAVRTAVFPQIRPQYAGYVMWRGSCAWNHEPIDNLISICIPNGQGVMYRIPSSGGDRISWGLYSAVGGTADPRPALLALARTYFPPFWADLVTSTPESDTLIQPINDLVVDRFTSGRMLVAGDAAAIARPHVASGAVKGIQDAVAFEAACREVGPAGSWDDVLARYEAERHPAGADLVRVARSMGYAMVEDTPDWTTMTPERMVDWWAAQHADDGFGGHALGAAIGAR, from the coding sequence ATGCCGATAGGTCGGGTCGCAGTGGTCGGCGGAAGCATCACGGGCTGCGCCTTCGCGCTCGCGGCGGCACGGAGTGGGGCCGAGGTCACCGTGTACGAGCGCACCACCGGCGAACTCGCCGACCGGGGAGTGGGCATCGCGCTGCACGTGGACCGCTACGCCGAACTGGTCGCCGCCGGCTACCTCGACGACACCACGCCCTGGCGCAACGTGAACGGGCGCACCTGGCTGCTCGACGACGGCGAGTCGGCACGCGGCCGGTCGTTGTGGGACCAGCCCGCCGCGTTCCGGATGTACAACTGGGGCCAGCTGTGGGCCGGACTGCGCCGCCGGGTGCCGGCCGAGGTCGACTATCGCGGCGGTACACCGGTCACGGTCGGTACGGACGGCGAGATCCACCTGCCCGACGGCACGAGCGAGCGCTACGACGTGGTGGTGGGCGCGGACGGCTACGGCTCGGCGGTGCGTACGGCGGTGTTCCCGCAGATCCGGCCGCAGTACGCCGGTTATGTGATGTGGCGAGGCAGTTGCGCGTGGAACCACGAGCCGATCGACAACCTGATCTCGATCTGCATCCCGAACGGCCAGGGGGTGATGTACCGGATCCCGAGCAGCGGGGGAGACCGGATCTCGTGGGGGCTGTACAGCGCGGTGGGCGGCACGGCCGACCCGCGTCCGGCGTTGTTGGCACTGGCCCGCACGTACTTTCCGCCGTTCTGGGCCGACCTGGTCACCTCGACGCCCGAGAGCGACACGCTGATCCAGCCGATCAACGACCTCGTGGTGGACCGGTTCACGAGCGGCCGCATGCTGGTCGCCGGGGACGCGGCGGCGATCGCTCGGCCGCATGTGGCCAGCGGCGCGGTCAAGGGCATCCAGGACGCGGTGGCCTTCGAGGCGGCGTGCCGGGAGGTGGGACCGGCCGGGTCGTGGGACGACGTGTTGGCGCGTTATGAGGCCGAGCGCCACCCGGCGGGCGCGGACCTGGTGCGGGTCGCCCGCTCGATGGGCTACGCGATGGTCGAGGACACCCCGGACTGGACCACGATGACCCCCGAACGCATGGTCGACTGGTGGGCGGCCCAGCATGCCGACGACGGCTTCGGCGGGCACGCGCTGGGGGCGGCGATCGGCGCGCGGTGA
- a CDS encoding ATP-binding protein — translation MTGPNRDRAHARARIGAGPVEVLPFGASDLCLVRAVVRRHADAVGLDDDRPDCLVLAVHEIAACAVTPDSRPALLRCVPRDGRVVCEIHAIGDEGGGANAGRSDGGCRRRAFPRLTDKQETPGRGLWIARALCDEVEVAECAEGVVVRMTMHLPASTGVVPAEVVGHSETEGELH, via the coding sequence GTGACCGGCCCGAACCGTGATCGCGCCCACGCCCGTGCGCGGATCGGTGCCGGACCGGTGGAGGTGCTGCCGTTCGGCGCGTCCGACCTGTGTCTGGTCCGCGCCGTGGTGCGCCGGCACGCCGACGCCGTCGGCCTGGATGACGACCGCCCCGACTGCCTGGTGCTCGCGGTACACGAGATCGCCGCGTGCGCCGTCACCCCGGACTCCCGGCCCGCGCTGCTGCGCTGTGTGCCCAGGGACGGACGGGTGGTCTGTGAGATCCACGCGATCGGGGACGAGGGGGGCGGAGCGAACGCCGGTCGTAGCGACGGCGGTTGCCGTCGACGCGCGTTTCCTCGGCTGACCGACAAGCAGGAGACGCCGGGACGTGGACTGTGGATAGCGCGGGCGCTGTGCGACGAGGTCGAGGTGGCCGAGTGTGCCGAGGGCGTGGTGGTGCGGATGACGATGCATTTGCCCGCGTCGACGGGGGTGGTCCCGGCCGAGGTTGTGGGGCACTCGGAGACGGAGGGTGAATTGCACTGA